A portion of the Candidatus Microthrix parvicella Bio17-1 genome contains these proteins:
- a CDS encoding DEAD/DEAH box helicase, protein MSRLQGAITPDEFQIRAIEAIDDGESVLVAAPTGAGKTFVAEHGIERALAQGRRAFYTTPIKALSNQKFRDFSARWGSARVGLLTGDNALNGSADLVVMTTEVLRNMIYVQSPNLAGLGVVVMDEVHYLADPQRGPTWEEVIIHAPAGAQLVALSATVSNSEQLGEWIRALRGPTRTVIEHERPVELRPLYLVADRTAQEDHLLGLLVDGRPNPEGHRFDAQLPSGRGRGAGGPQRSQRRRRGPFGAPRKVESVLRLDGEGLLPAIWFIFSRNGCDEAMAACRDSGVRFTTAEERAMIRTIAKNHTAQLGVADLKVLRYERWLSALEAGVAAHHAGMVPSFKEAVEEAFSLGLIKVVFATETLALGINMPARTVVIDKLTKFTGDGHDFLTPAQFTQLTGRAGRRGIDELGYAVVAWSPFVTFEQAATLAASREYPLRSAFHPTYNMVANLVSRYERDEALGVLQRSFAQFQADADLVRLRARLDRVEGVLAEAEERAVCELGDVGDYAALVLAERAVRPVGHDDLTGSAGVSAEITDAVGDLVPGEVIQHPGSEDRVVVLSVAHRSRGRVRLRVADRSGHPHRLTHMDFAEEPTVVGKVDLPVPYRPETDQFAQEAGVALGRLNPRRAVGHARTRPTDDAPESILGAQDAAVVPPAEDRRVGAAAEHPVARCPDVDDHLTALDEVGRLGRDRETLRRRIAGRDTALERDLRARVSVLEARGYLDGWQLTPPGKRLARLYHEADLVITHAMETGLLDGLNAAELAGLISVFTYEHRSSEPPPEPRFPNSILRRRFRQIERATRQVNEAEEAAGLPQTRGPDPGMVEVAYSWVAGAGLADVVDEDLSGGDFVRWIRQLIDLTRQIAEVTDRPGLAVTARAAVDGLHRGVVSTMTELEFETGLTTDAAAADRSNDTASGSPPA, encoded by the coding sequence GTGAGCCGGTTGCAGGGGGCGATCACCCCCGATGAGTTTCAGATCAGGGCGATCGAGGCGATCGACGACGGGGAGTCGGTGCTGGTCGCGGCGCCCACGGGTGCGGGCAAGACCTTCGTGGCCGAACATGGGATCGAACGGGCCCTCGCCCAGGGCCGCCGGGCGTTCTACACCACTCCGATCAAAGCGCTCTCCAACCAGAAGTTTCGTGACTTCTCCGCCCGCTGGGGTTCGGCGCGAGTGGGTTTGCTCACCGGGGACAATGCGCTGAACGGCTCGGCCGACCTGGTGGTGATGACCACCGAGGTGCTGCGCAACATGATCTATGTGCAGAGTCCAAACCTGGCGGGTCTGGGCGTGGTGGTGATGGATGAGGTGCATTACCTGGCCGACCCTCAACGCGGCCCCACGTGGGAGGAGGTCATCATTCACGCGCCGGCGGGTGCACAGTTGGTGGCCCTGTCTGCCACGGTGTCCAATTCCGAGCAACTCGGCGAGTGGATTCGAGCCCTGCGAGGGCCGACCCGCACGGTGATCGAGCACGAGCGCCCCGTGGAACTGCGCCCGCTGTACCTGGTGGCCGACCGTACCGCCCAGGAGGATCACCTGTTGGGGCTGTTGGTGGACGGGCGTCCCAACCCGGAAGGCCACCGATTTGATGCACAGTTGCCCTCCGGACGGGGACGTGGCGCCGGTGGTCCTCAGCGGAGTCAACGCCGTCGTAGGGGTCCGTTCGGTGCTCCACGAAAAGTGGAGTCGGTGCTGCGGCTCGACGGCGAGGGGCTGCTGCCGGCGATCTGGTTCATATTCAGTCGCAACGGCTGCGACGAGGCCATGGCGGCGTGCCGGGACTCGGGGGTGCGCTTCACCACCGCCGAGGAGCGGGCCATGATCCGAACGATCGCCAAAAACCACACCGCCCAGTTGGGGGTCGCCGACCTCAAGGTGTTGCGCTACGAGCGTTGGCTGTCGGCCCTCGAGGCTGGAGTCGCCGCCCACCATGCCGGCATGGTGCCGTCGTTCAAGGAGGCGGTGGAGGAGGCGTTCTCGCTGGGTTTGATCAAGGTGGTGTTCGCCACCGAGACGCTGGCCCTGGGCATCAACATGCCCGCCCGCACCGTGGTGATCGACAAGCTCACGAAGTTCACCGGTGACGGCCACGACTTCCTGACCCCTGCACAGTTCACCCAACTGACAGGTCGTGCCGGGCGACGGGGCATCGATGAACTGGGATACGCGGTGGTGGCCTGGTCGCCGTTCGTCACCTTCGAACAGGCGGCAACACTGGCGGCCAGCCGCGAATATCCCCTCCGATCCGCCTTCCATCCCACCTACAACATGGTCGCAAACCTGGTGTCCCGCTACGAGCGGGATGAGGCGCTGGGAGTGCTGCAGCGCAGCTTCGCCCAGTTCCAGGCCGATGCCGACCTGGTGCGCCTGCGGGCCCGCCTCGACCGGGTGGAAGGCGTGTTGGCTGAGGCCGAGGAACGTGCCGTCTGCGAACTGGGCGATGTTGGGGACTACGCGGCGCTCGTCCTGGCCGAACGGGCCGTTCGACCAGTCGGGCACGACGACCTGACAGGCTCCGCCGGCGTCAGCGCGGAGATCACCGATGCGGTGGGTGACCTGGTGCCGGGTGAGGTGATCCAACACCCGGGGTCCGAAGACCGGGTGGTGGTGCTGTCGGTTGCTCACCGGTCACGCGGTCGGGTTCGGCTTCGGGTGGCCGACCGCTCGGGGCATCCCCATCGGCTGACACACATGGATTTCGCGGAGGAGCCGACCGTGGTGGGGAAAGTGGACCTGCCGGTGCCCTACAGGCCGGAGACCGACCAGTTTGCGCAGGAGGCCGGCGTCGCCCTCGGACGTCTGAACCCCCGACGCGCCGTGGGGCACGCTCGCACGAGGCCCACCGACGACGCACCGGAATCGATTCTCGGGGCGCAGGATGCTGCCGTTGTTCCCCCGGCGGAAGATCGGCGGGTGGGTGCTGCGGCGGAGCATCCGGTTGCCCGGTGCCCCGACGTTGACGATCACCTGACGGCGTTGGATGAGGTGGGCCGCCTGGGCCGGGATCGGGAGACGTTGCGGCGCCGGATCGCCGGGCGCGACACGGCCTTGGAGCGAGACCTGAGAGCGCGGGTGTCGGTGCTGGAGGCCCGGGGGTATCTCGACGGCTGGCAGCTGACCCCACCAGGCAAACGCCTGGCACGCCTCTACCACGAGGCCGACCTGGTGATCACCCACGCGATGGAAACTGGGCTGCTCGACGGGTTGAACGCGGCGGAGTTGGCCGGGTTGATCTCGGTGTTCACCTACGAGCACCGCAGCTCCGAGCCGCCACCCGAGCCACGTTTTCCCAACTCGATACTCCGGCGGCGATTCCGCCAGATCGAGCGCGCCACACGGCAGGTCAACGAGGCCGAGGAGGCCGCCGGGCTCCCGCAGACCCGAGGACCGGACCCCGGCATGGTCGAGGTGGCCTACTCGTGGGTGGCCGGAGCCGGACTCGCTGACGTGGTGGACGAAGACCTCTCCGGCGGTGACTTCGTGCGCTGGATCCGTCAGTTGATCGATCTCACCCGTCAGATCGCCGAGGTGACCGACCGGCCCGGCCTGGCGGTGACCGCTCGGGCGGCCGTCGATGGCCTGCACCGGGGCGTGGTCTCCACGATGACCGAGCTGGAGTTCGAGACGGGTTTGACGACCGACGCAGCCGCTGCTGACCGGTCCAACGACACCGCATCCGGTTCACCGCCGGCGTGA
- the tatC gene encoding twin-arginine translocase subunit TatC translates to MTSDVTTDDETRLAGDMTLVDHLRELRDRLVRSALAILIGALLGWIFYERIFDFLTLPYCDAVGAKRGTCALTSFDPLEPFGFRAQVAAYSGIFFALPVIFYQLWRFIAPGLYRKEKVYAATFVVVSTTLFLAGAAVAYLTLPKALEFLLSVGGEGINNLTNVTKYTTLVLFTMAAFGVGFEFPIVLIALQFVGIVQPSTLARWRREAVVGITALAALITPSVDPISMFALAIPLYVFYEVSILVGKLIVRRREKALRSS, encoded by the coding sequence GTGACCTCAGACGTGACCACCGACGACGAAACCCGCCTCGCGGGCGACATGACGCTGGTCGATCACCTGCGCGAGTTGCGCGATCGGCTGGTTCGGTCGGCGCTCGCCATCCTGATCGGGGCGCTCCTCGGATGGATTTTTTACGAGCGCATCTTTGATTTCCTCACGTTGCCGTATTGCGACGCGGTTGGAGCCAAGCGGGGCACCTGTGCGCTGACCAGCTTCGACCCGCTGGAACCGTTTGGTTTCCGGGCCCAAGTCGCCGCCTATTCGGGAATCTTCTTTGCACTGCCGGTGATCTTCTACCAGTTGTGGCGATTCATTGCGCCCGGGCTGTATCGAAAAGAGAAGGTGTACGCCGCCACATTCGTCGTTGTCTCGACCACGCTGTTTCTGGCGGGCGCGGCGGTGGCGTACCTGACCCTGCCGAAGGCGTTGGAATTTCTCTTGAGCGTGGGTGGGGAGGGCATCAACAACCTGACCAACGTCACCAAGTACACGACGCTTGTTCTGTTCACCATGGCGGCCTTCGGGGTGGGTTTCGAGTTTCCAATCGTGTTGATCGCTCTGCAGTTCGTTGGCATCGTCCAGCCTTCGACGCTGGCGAGGTGGCGGCGGGAGGCCGTCGTTGGAATCACCGCGCTGGCGGCGCTGATCACTCCCAGCGTCGATCCGATCTCCATGTTTGCGCTGGCAATCCCGCTGTACGTGTTCTACGAGGTGTCGATCCTGGTCGGGAAACTGATCGTCAGACGGCGGGAGAAGGCGCTGCGGTCCTCGTGA
- a CDS encoding Sec-independent protein translocase subunit TatA/TatB — MATAPGVATLMFGLIDSLGGGELLAVLIMLMVVVGPDRLPEVARKIGKGIAQARAQISSMSDEVREVVDDPAMQPLREIGEFAMRPRKKLSEIVRMAELDLTEESAAKKAAAVASDTTGSTGSDQVEERNDEPGEPPRAGPQLPLNVDDKLAGRSVPVDVEVAAEAEAVAEAMSDPEAEVAAADEQPEVAGEAAQGPDHVAFSTRAAPLVDASDQVDADS, encoded by the coding sequence GTGGCCACGGCCCCCGGAGTTGCAACTTTGATGTTTGGTCTGATTGACAGCCTCGGTGGCGGGGAACTGTTGGCTGTGCTGATCATGCTGATGGTGGTGGTTGGTCCCGACCGACTGCCCGAGGTTGCGCGCAAGATCGGCAAGGGCATCGCTCAGGCCCGCGCGCAAATTTCGTCGATGTCCGACGAGGTGCGCGAGGTGGTTGACGACCCCGCCATGCAACCGCTGAGGGAGATTGGCGAATTCGCAATGCGGCCGCGCAAGAAACTGTCCGAGATCGTGCGCATGGCCGAACTGGACCTCACCGAGGAATCTGCGGCCAAGAAGGCCGCGGCCGTGGCTTCGGATACCACTGGCAGCACAGGTTCGGACCAGGTTGAGGAACGAAATGACGAGCCTGGGGAACCCCCGCGGGCCGGCCCCCAGCTTCCGCTCAACGTCGACGACAAGTTGGCGGGTCGCAGCGTACCGGTCGACGTGGAAGTGGCGGCCGAAGCAGAAGCGGTTGCCGAGGCCATGTCGGACCCGGAGGCTGAGGTTGCGGCCGCGGACGAACAGCCTGAGGTTGCTGGTGAGGCGGCTCAGGGGCCGGACCACGTGGCGTTCAGCACACGGGCGGCGCCCCTGGTGGATGCGAGCGATCAGGTGGACGCAGACTCGTGA
- the lepB gene encoding signal peptidase I gives MGERNRSVSRPATSSPAATGDAPRGRPSGIPSAGPSSPQPLSGRGGRASDTAGSASPGDVIPGISTGGQTERGLGLRRGRRGVSTGRWIAEWLVVLTLSLLAAIGVKTYAFQAFSIPSASMSPTLELGDRVLVSKLFSARSMPDRGDVVVFRRPPDYRPGDPSAPSHLIKRVIGLPGETITSSSDRVMVDGEPLSEPWLGDDVKTLINAPIKVQPGHILVLGDNRELSEDGRFFGTIPNELVEGRAVATVWPLSRLRGL, from the coding sequence ATGGGAGAGCGCAACCGCTCGGTGTCACGGCCGGCTACTTCGTCTCCAGCGGCCACCGGCGATGCACCCCGTGGTCGACCGAGCGGCATCCCATCGGCCGGTCCGTCCAGCCCGCAGCCCTTGTCGGGTCGAGGCGGTCGGGCCTCGGACACCGCCGGGTCCGCGTCGCCTGGCGACGTGATCCCCGGCATTTCCACCGGCGGTCAAACCGAACGAGGGCTCGGCCTCCGCCGAGGCCGGCGGGGTGTCTCCACCGGCCGTTGGATCGCCGAGTGGCTCGTGGTGCTGACCCTCTCGCTGCTCGCTGCCATCGGTGTGAAGACGTACGCGTTTCAGGCGTTCTCCATTCCGTCGGCGTCGATGAGCCCGACGTTGGAGCTGGGTGACCGCGTGCTGGTGTCCAAGCTGTTCTCCGCCCGCTCGATGCCGGACCGCGGCGACGTGGTGGTGTTTCGGAGGCCGCCCGACTACCGACCCGGCGACCCATCAGCCCCATCACACCTCATCAAGCGGGTCATCGGACTTCCCGGTGAAACGATCACCAGTTCCTCAGATCGGGTGATGGTTGACGGTGAGCCGCTGAGCGAACCGTGGCTTGGCGACGACGTGAAGACCCTGATCAACGCGCCCATCAAGGTGCAGCCGGGCCACATCCTGGTTCTTGGTGACAATCGGGAACTGTCCGAGGACGGCCGGTTCTTCGGCACCATCCCCAACGAACTTGTCGAAGGCCGTGCGGTTGCAACAGTCTGGCCGCTCAGCAGGCTCCGAGGGCTGTGA